GTGGCCGGTATCGACGATCACCATGTCCATGTTGAAGAGCATATACTGCTCGATCAGGGCATTCATAAAGAAGCTCTTACCCGAGCCGCTGGGCCCTAAAACGAACTTGTTCCGGTTGTTGATCCGGCCTGTGCGCATCGGCAGATCTGCCGGGTCCATACCTACGGGAATGCCCTGGCGATCAGTAAACCGCAGCAGAAAATCGGACGGCTCATCCTTTGGCAGCGATTCCTTAAAGAAAAAGCAAATGGCCGCGTCGCACGTTGTCAGGAACCAATCATATTCTTTAAGCTCCACCCCGTTACCCGGCAATGCTGTCCTGAAAAGCTCTAATTGGTTATAAGCGTTCTTGCTGGGAATGATCCCTAATTGGAACAGTGAACTTTCCACGAAATTCACTGCCTTCTGGATGGCGGCAACCGGTGCAGCGACGATAATATTGAAGTGGCAGTTGACAAGGAGTTGGTTTTCACGGGCAACATCGTTTAATAAAAGGTCGATGTCTTCCACGCATAGCTGGTTAGCGGGGTCGGGAATACCTGCGTGCCGTTTCTTTTTTTGTTCCAGCTTGCGCAGCGTAACGACCTGGTTAGGTATTTCGATGAGCTGATTAAAAACGATCACATCGACCCCGGGTACCTTAAAAAGAAAAGACAAGAAATCCACCGGGAAGCCCCGCATGCTTTCCTTGTCATTCAGCTCGATGTGTGTGGCAACGTCCGGTGGCAGGTCGATGCTGTCTATATTGACCAAGCTGAGACACCTGACGGCCTTTTCACCTATCCTGATCTCGGTCTCGGATGGCGAAAGGTTATTTAATACAATATTTGGCCGGCCAAATTCCATGCTCAGCAATTGCAGCACCAATTGGTTCAACTGGCCTTCGTTAAGGGCGCGCGCTGATGGTAATATGTCAAGCACCTTGCCCACAGCCTGCCTGAATTCACCCAGCAGACGGCCATCGAAAACATAAAACGCCCCTTTTTTGACCTGGCGTGTTATCGTCAGATAGGTGGCTACCTGCAGGCATTCCCTTCCTTCGAAATGGGCATTGTATTGTTGTTGCAGGTATTCACTTGCCGGCGGCCCTTTATAGGGTGAGCGGCTGATCATGTCCTGTTTTTGCAGCAGATAACCATCGCCCAATATTTTGACGACGTTAATCAGCAGGTGGTGAAATTCTTCGTAACCTGCGGGATAGGCGGAATAACGGATGACGGGGTTGATCATCTGTATAACCACCGAATATTCGCCGTTCAGGCCGATGAGCAGATCGTATTCCCCATCTTTATCCACACCCGCATAGGGAATGTTAAACAAGGTTTTTACGCCCATAATGATTTAAAATGTAAATGTTTGAGCTGCGGCTTTTGGAATGAAGGCCGCCTTTTTGTTTCGAGGCGGTGAATAATAATCCGCCAACGACAAAGCCGATCAGTACCATGGCGCCAAGCCACATGTTGACCAGTGACATGGTTAATGCGCCGAATACGAGGCCGGTCAGAAGGGAGGCAATACCCCAGTAAATGAATTTGCCTTTGAACCCTTTGAATATAAGGGGCCGTTGCAGCCCCTTATATACAGGATACTTCCTGGCCATGATTATAAGCCGAAGAAAGCTTTGATCACCAATGCGGAAACTACGAGAAAGACGCAGCTGCCGCCCCATCCCATGAGTTCTTTATTGATGTCTTGGTCACCGCTGTTCCATTTGGAATAGACGCGGATGGCACCCACAATGCCGACGATACCACCGATCACCAGCGTGATATTGGTTACCGGTGCTACATAGGTCTTTAAGGTTGTGGTTGCAGTGTTCAGGCCGTTAACGCCGCTTTGTGCAAATACAGGAACCGACAGGGCCAGCAATACGGCTGAAGCCCATAATTTTTTTGTTTTTGTAAACATTAAATTGGAGAAAAAAAATAAAGGCGGAGATCTTTTAGGGCCAGCCGGGAGGAGGCCGGGTTATCATGAAAGGGCGTCCAGATCACGAACAACGCCCCAATAAATTCACCCGATAGGGATTAGTAGCAGCAGCGCTACGCTTACCTGAAAAGTTGGGTTTGGATGTTTAGACAGAAATCTTTTATCGCTCCGGGTGGAAGCGCTTAAAAAAACGGGCAATCAGATTCCGAATAATGCCCGCAAAAAAGGACCCGCAAGGATCATAAAGAATGAAGCGAAGAACCATGCAGCCACGGCTGAATCTATGCGGTCCTTACCCATCTGCCAGTTATGGTACACCCTTAGGGCACCTAACAGGCCGAACAGGACAGCCAGGACCATTGCAAAATCGAAGGCCGAAAAAAAGGATGAGGACAGGTCCTGTTTAGCCTGCTGCATCTCAGCGATACCGGGTTGGGCAAATGCCGCCGCTGATACCAGGCAGCCGGCAAAAGACAGGAAATATTTCATGGGTCAGAAGCTTACTGCTTTGATGTACTCGACCGATTCCTCACGGGCGAGATTGAAAAGCTGTTTCAGGTTTACACCGCCTGAAAAGGTAAAAGAGGAATCTTTCCCGGTACCGGTAACTTCCTCTACATGTGATTTAACGGGTTCAACATCTTCGACAAAAGTGAGTTCATGTTGGTCACTCCCGGTTTCCCTGCGGTTAGTTCGCAGGTAGTCCCAAAAGATAAGGGCTGCATAATAAATGGTATAGATACCAAGCAGCCATACGGCAAATTTTATCCAGGTCATAGTTCTGTGTTTTGTATGAATTTTTTAATAATGATTTTGATTTCCGGGTTGGTTTCCAGGAAATATTTGACGGCAAAGGCGACAAATTTTGTGATGTCCGTTCCGGTCGCCATTTTAAACTTGTTCATCAGATCGACGGTTGGTTTATCAAAACGGACGTGTACCAGGCTTTTATGGTCACTATTGTCATAGGCCCAAAGTGATCTGAGCACCGTATCATGAGTTAAGACCCCATTGGCTTTATGCTCGTTTTTTATGTCAATTATATTTTCGGGCTCTGGCTTGCCGGTACGCAGATCGTTCGCGACGTTTATGCCTGCACGCTTTTGGCCTTTAGCGTCGCAGAGGATCAGCACCGAGTAATAGGCCGCATAGGCGCAAAGGATTCCGGTTACAAATTTTATCCGCGTCATAAGTATGAGTTTTGTATAAATTCCTTGATGATTGTTTTCAGTTCGGGATGCAGACTGATAAATTGCCGGACGGAATACGCAACGAATTTTGTGGCATCTACCCCGGTCGCTATTTTAAACTGGTTCAGAAAGTCGACGGTTTGTTTATCAAACCGGAAATGTACCATTGTCTTATGATCGCTGTTATCATATTCAGCCAATAACTGAAGTATAGGCACAGTGGCGGACTTGTTTGCTTTTTGTCCCGGCTTTTTAGTATTAGTGGCTGCTGGCGCCTGTCTGGCCTTGACCGGCTTTTCACCGGGTTTTATCATTTTTTCCCGGAGTTGGTCGGCTAATGATTTCATTTTTTCCATAATCGGTCAGCAAATATTTCATCGAAAACAGGGGTGATGATCCCATACAGGGATAAGGGTGTTTGAAAGGTGGTAATACGTTGAAAGTCGATACGGTCCGGTATGGCTGCGGTGATCTTTCCGAATTTGGAAAGCTGCTCATTTACCTCGCTCATGATCTCGAACTTGACATTTGCCTTGATCCGGTTGGGGATAAAAACAACATCCACTTTGGGATTTACCTTCTTAAGAACGACACTAAATAACACCGTGGATTCAAAGGTAAACTCGTCATAAGCGAACGGGCAGATGACCAGGTCGGCGGCTTTAAAGACGGGGATTAGCCCATCATCATCCAGTTTGCCGGGCAGGTCGATCAATACCGCGTCCTTCTTGTTTTTTGTAAGGACGGGGATCAGCGGGGCGAAACTTTCCAGGTTTGCCGGTAACACATCATACGGCTCTTCATTTTCCAGCACCTTGGCTTTTTCAAACTTTTGCGAAATGGACTGCTGGTAATCCATGTCAATGATGGTAACCGGCCAGTCTTTAGCCAGGCTCAGGTAATTCCCTGATAGGACGGTGAGCGTACTTTTTCCAACGCCGCCCTTTTGGTTTCCAAATAAACAGATCATAATTTTTCATGGGTTGATCCCTTAACGGGTGTTTGTTCTTGCTTTCTTTTGTCTGCGCCGCTTCATGCCAAGCACCTGCTGGTCATCTACGTCATCCGCTATCATGATGGGCCGGATATAAATAGGTTCGGGTGCATACCCGGAATAATAGGTGATGGCATTGTCACTCAGGTAATCATGAAGTTCCATGACCGGTGGCCTCAATGCCGCTTGAATTTCCATATGCGGGTCCAGCAGGTATTGCAGCTTCAGGATCTCGCTTCCTTTAAAAACCTGTTTGGTGGAATGGTCTATGACCGTATAACCATAAGGTGCTTTTCCTTCGGATGAGTGAAATACCAGGTCGAGGCCGTAGTGCTTATGCATCAATGCAACGAAATCGGGCGATGCCTTATAGGCAATAAACAAATCCCGCAGTTCTGCAATTCTCGCCCTGTCGGGTTTATAAGCATTTATCTTTTTTTGAAGCTTCTCTTCATTAAGGTAATCCCGCCCGAGAAAACCCTGGTTTTCCAGGATCAGATAGAACTGCGCTTTGGTGCTGAAGCGGTATTGCATGGCAAAGTCATAGCCCAATACCTGGTTGATGTTTCGAACCGCACGGACCTGTTCGTAATCACGGTCGATCTGTTTCCCGTCTTTTCCTACGCGGGAACTGACCACGTGAACGTGATTATTTTCCGTGTCTTTATGGAAGACAATGAGATAAGGCTGGTCGCCGTATTTCATTTCTTTAAGCCACATCACTGCAATCTTTGTTAATTCCTGTTTGTTATAATTACGGCCCGATGCTGAAATGACCGCGTGGAACTGCGTATTTTTAATACCTTTATTCTGGGCGGAAACCATCAGCAGATAGTTAACCAGGTCCTGCGGCCGCGGGTTGCTCAGCGCATGCATCGCCCCGAAATTGGCGATCAGCATCAGCTCGCCGGTATTGCGGTCAACCTTGTCGGTATTGTACTTAACGCCGGCGAAGGTCCTGGATGGCTTTTCGAGAATACGGGCGATCATAGGTTAATTTTAAAAGGCCTATCGGCTGAGCAGTTTATCAACCGATCAGGATATCGCCCAATCATACCAGCTTATGATCATCCAATCTGCATAGCTTACGATCAGCTAATCCTTGAATCTAACAATCTGCCTATCGGCATAGCTTGCGATATGCAAATCTACCGCGCTGTCTATCAGGTGATCCTGCGATCATGTTATCTTCCAATCTGTTAATCTGGCGACCCTCCGATCTTGTTACCTCCCAATCTATAGATCTTGTGATCCGTCGATCTGTGTATTACGCTCCCATGGCACGGATGATCTTCCGGAGCGAAACTTCGAACTGTTGTTGGACACTGATGTATTCTTCAAACAGCAGGTTGAATTGCTTTATAACGGCAGGATTCAGCGCACCCTTTAACTTAAGGGTGTTCGCATGTTTAGCCAGCTGGTTAATATTATTGCCGATCCGTCCCATTTCCGCACCTGCGTCGTCAATGTATCTGATCAGCTCCCTGGAATTGATCACCGTCTTTTTCGCATCCGATAAAATCCGCATCCTGATGAGGTCTGTTTTAGAAACAGACAACTCTTTTTCCAGTTCAGTTACTTCCCTGTATTCGTCTTCCGTAAACCTGACATTAATGAATTTCGTCCGTTTACCTTCCTTTAATTTCGGCCTCCCATTCAGTTTCTTAATAGGCTCCATGAAAAAATGAGTTGCGAAATTTTTTTAAATCCTCCCGGGAGGGCAAGTGACTTTTTGTGAAACAAAAAGACATCTTGCCGTTGCAAAAGCAACGGAAATCCTGACTAATAAATTGGGCTTCAACCCTCAAATAAGAAGTTGGGTGGCGGCTCTGCCGTTATCGGACTGTGGGCGCTACCTAACAAAAGGCACTTTAATATTACCAAAGAAATTCGTTTTGATTCCTTGCTCACTGGCACCTGTTTTGACCTGCGCCTTTATCTTATCATTATAATCGTTAAAACCTTCGTATGCCGATGAACGGTCGGTAGCATAGGGTAATGCTTTTAAAAAATCCCTGCTGGCCAGTTTACCGGCCTTATCCCGGTCAAAATAGATATCCAGGCAGGAAAAGGCTTTTGCTTTGGCGATACCTTGTTGTAACAAGGTCAGGGTATTTAAAACTATAATACTGTGGTCTGCCTCGGGATTGTCAAAACGCCAGCTCAAAAAGTCAAGAAAGCCTTCAAACAGGGCAGCCTTTTTCGGATGTCCGGGAATAAAGGTTATGCCTTTGTGTCCCATACAGCCTTTGAAATACCTGTTTCGAACCTCCCAGGAGTTATTTTCATTCAGCCAGCCTGCGGCGAAATAATGTTTACGAACATCGTTCTCATCCTCTACGAAATAATAGACCTCGCTCAGGTAAAATTTGGCAACTTCAAACACTCCCCGGCTTTTTAAATAATCTGTTATAGCCGGATGTGCGCCCAACGGCCTTACTTTTTCAACGACATGGTTGACCTTGACAGGTTTTCGGGGCCTTAACGTCCTCGGTTCAGCTGCTTCGATTGAACATACGTCCTGGATCTTTTTAACCACCTCGTTAAACCCCAAATGCTTCCAATAGGCCAAACCAAAATCAATAATGTTCCCGCCTTTCCCGGCACCGTGGTCGAACCATACACCAAGATCATCGTTCACACTAAAGGATGGATTGCTATCATTGTCCCGCAGCATACTGATATACATTTTTTCGCGGCCGCGTTTGGGAACAGGCTGATATCCTAAACGGCTTAGCAGGTCTACCAGCGAGGCTTGTTCCTTCAGCTCCCTGGCGGTTAATAACTTTGACATAAATAATGGATTTGAGTTAAACAGAAAGCCGGTAACCGGCAAAAAAAAAAGACACCTGTTCGCATTAAGAAAGATGCCTTGGTTAATGGGGCAGTTAGTCGCTGCCTATTCATTGATAATTGGTAACTTTAGCTATGAAGTTTCAAGTTTATTTACCTTGTGATCAGCTACTGCCTTATGTGAAGCACCTGATTGTTTCGGAAAATGAAGATCCGAACACTTATCAGATCCTGCCTGATACCGCCTTAGTGATCGGTTTTCAGTACCGGGGTAAACTGGCTTACTTAACTGATGCTAAAACGCACCCGCTGGCGACCGCCGGTATAACGGGTTTACGGGATACTTACCGGGTATTCCAAAACACTGCCGGCATAGGTTCGGTGTTGGTCGTATTCCGGGAAACCGGCGCGGCCAGGTTTTTTCACCAACCCTTGCACGAACTGTTCGGGAAAAGCCTGCCACTGGAACATTTCTTTGATGCCAGCGAACTTGCTGAACTCGAAGAAAAACTGGTTACGGCTACGGGCGATCATGACCGCATCAAACTGGTCGAGCAATTTTTGACCGGACAATTAAACGAACGTTCCGCTGATCTCCTCGTTAATCGCGCGTTGGAATATATCCACCAGTCGAAAGGCACTATTCGCATGAGCGAACTTGCTTCTTTGCTGCATACCAGCGCCAGCCCGCTTGAAAAACGCTTCCGACAGGCAATCGGTGCCTCCCCTAAAAAGTTTGCTACCATTGTCAGGGCACGGAACGTATTGGCGGCTATGGAACGAGGTAACCAGGATTATGCCGAATATCTTTCAGCATTCTATGACCAGGCGCATTTTATAAAAGACTTCAAAAAATTCGCCGCGGTCACGCCTGAACAATATTTAAAGCGCCTGAAATAAACGGATTTTTACAATCCGGGGCGTTTTGGCCGGGCTACCTTTGAGCATCGAAAAAACAAAAAAGATGTTCACACTACAACAAATAAGGGCGGCACACGCCAAAGTAAAAAGCGGCATAGATTTCCCCGCTTATGTGCATGAAATAAAACAACTGGGCCTAGTGCATTATGACTTCCTGGTGAAAAACGGACAAACCGAATACCACGGCGCAAACGGCTTACAGGTAAATGGCGAGGCGCGCTATCCCGAAAAAATAATTTCAATTCAGTCCTCATCAATCGCCGTCCGGCAGATCATTGCCGAGCATCAGCAGGGCAAAAGCGATTTCTTAACATTCTGTCAGCTGGTGGCCGGAGCTGGGGTGAACAAATGGGTTGTTGACACCCAGGCAATGATCTGCACTTATTACGATCTGGCGGGCAACAGCCTGGTTGCAGAACCTATCCCGGAAAGTGGTTATTAAGTGAAGATTATTTTAATAAAGCAATATCCCCAATGGGATAAATCGTACCGGCAGCGGGTATCGAACCCGGTAATTCGCTTCTGCCGGTATCTATATTTTCGGGATTACTCACGTCAGATCCTACGATCCGGGCTATTCACCTGCCTTCGCGCTTTCGGCATATTGCGGCTTTACGCTCACCTTCGCGAAATTTCCGGCTCCCCGCCGGATAATGCTTTATCCCCCAATGTCAAATAACGCTCGCTTGATAACCAGGTTAACTGGTTGATCGGTCACCGTTGTGGTGATCATGGAAGCAAAGCAAGCGGATACGGGGATGCGCAACCAGTGAAAGGGGGTGAAACAAAGTTTTCACCCCCCTGTTGCTGATGGCAGTTTGCGCAAAGCGTAAAATATGTAAGTATTTATAAAAGAGTGGGTTATTTCAATCCTTCAGCATCCATTAATTCTGCCAAAGTAATTTCGAGACCTTTGCATAATGCGGATAAGGTACTGATCGAAGCATCAGTTTGTCCCAGTTCAACATAAGATACCTGGCGATAATCTATCTCGGATAATTCGGCAAGCCTTTCCATGGAAAGTTTCTTTTGGGTTCTAAGAATCCTGACCCTTTGGCCAAGTGCGTTGATAAGTGGTTGGTTTCGGACGTTCTTCACAGAACGAATGTGCAACACAAATCCGTTGTTTAGTATGAAGTATATTTCATATCCATAATTTTTGTTTTTAGGTTTGTATCATAATAACCAATTTTGATATATTCAAATTGTAAATTAGTTTCCAACAATGGTAGAAGTGAGTAAACTTAATTGTTCCTTTTCAACACTTGGCGTGGGGAATCAATTTATCCAGCAAGCAGAACGCTTAGGGTTATTTAACCTTGGGGATGTCATGAAGGTAAACCTTTCAAGGCTAAAGCAGCATAAGGAATTTAGTTTTACATGGTATGCAGATATGCTCGATCTGCTGAAGGAACAGGGCTTGCTGCGCCAGTTCCAGGAAAATCAGTTATAGCCGCCTTAATTATAATTGGATAAATTAAAATTTGAATTGAGCCAGTTCAGCATCCCGATCAGGTGACCTTTCATTTTCTGGGCAGTCGAAAATTCCACATCCGTAGATTTTTTTTGTAAGCTTTCCGCAGACATAAATAAAGTGTGAGGGGTATAAAAGTGCAGGGCAAAAAAACTAAAGAGGTCGCCGACATTTTCTTTTGGCAATAAGCCTTTTTCGATCTGCATCCGGATAAAAAGGCCGAATTGCGGCACGGGTAGATTCATCAGGAACCGTATCCCGGCTTTGGCCTTTTCTTTGTCCAT
This region of Mucilaginibacter inviolabilis genomic DNA includes:
- a CDS encoding TraG family conjugative transposon ATPase, translated to MGVKTLFNIPYAGVDKDGEYDLLIGLNGEYSVVIQMINPVIRYSAYPAGYEEFHHLLINVVKILGDGYLLQKQDMISRSPYKGPPASEYLQQQYNAHFEGRECLQVATYLTITRQVKKGAFYVFDGRLLGEFRQAVGKVLDILPSARALNEGQLNQLVLQLLSMEFGRPNIVLNNLSPSETEIRIGEKAVRCLSLVNIDSIDLPPDVATHIELNDKESMRGFPVDFLSFLFKVPGVDVIVFNQLIEIPNQVVTLRKLEQKKKRHAGIPDPANQLCVEDIDLLLNDVARENQLLVNCHFNIIVAAPVAAIQKAVNFVESSLFQLGIIPSKNAYNQLELFRTALPGNGVELKEYDWFLTTCDAAICFFFKESLPKDEPSDFLLRFTDRQGIPVGMDPADLPMRTGRINNRNKFVLGPSGSGKSFFMNALIEQYMLFNMDMVIVDTGHSYSGLCSYYQGKYITYTDKTPITMNPFRITEAEYNIEKKDFLCTLVGVAWKGAEGTFSPVERDVVANVISAYYSKFFADGGELNFNTFYEFALEKIPEIKSEEKIIFDFDEFRYVLKKFYKGGEFAPILNKEADKSLFTERFIVFEIDSIKEHKILFPIVTLIIMDVFIQKMRYRSDRRKALVVEEAWKAIASPLMAGYLLYLYKTVRKFWGEAIVVTQELGDIIGNAVVKDSIINNSDTICLLDQTKFKDNYNDIAALLSINETERRKIFTINQLDNTDNRGRFKEVYIRRGAVGEVYGVEVSLPQYLTYTTEKPEKSAVESYTNRFGSYPEGLDAFIRNFKDSGKSLPAFISQVNQNHQS
- a CDS encoding plasmid transfer protein, which produces MARKYPVYKGLQRPLIFKGFKGKFIYWGIASLLTGLVFGALTMSLVNMWLGAMVLIGFVVGGLLFTASKQKGGLHSKSRSSNIYILNHYGRKNLV
- a CDS encoding DUF4134 domain-containing protein, producing the protein MFTKTKKLWASAVLLALSVPVFAQSGVNGLNTATTTLKTYVAPVTNITLVIGGIVGIVGAIRVYSKWNSGDQDINKELMGWGGSCVFLVVSALVIKAFFGL
- a CDS encoding DUF4134 family protein: MKYFLSFAGCLVSAAAFAQPGIAEMQQAKQDLSSSFFSAFDFAMVLAVLFGLLGALRVYHNWQMGKDRIDSAVAAWFFASFFMILAGPFLRALFGI
- a CDS encoding ParA family protein is translated as MICLFGNQKGGVGKSTLTVLSGNYLSLAKDWPVTIIDMDYQQSISQKFEKAKVLENEEPYDVLPANLESFAPLIPVLTKNKKDAVLIDLPGKLDDDGLIPVFKAADLVICPFAYDEFTFESTVLFSVVLKKVNPKVDVVFIPNRIKANVKFEIMSEVNEQLSKFGKITAAIPDRIDFQRITTFQTPLSLYGIITPVFDEIFADRLWKK
- a CDS encoding relaxase/mobilization nuclease domain-containing protein; the encoded protein is MIARILEKPSRTFAGVKYNTDKVDRNTGELMLIANFGAMHALSNPRPQDLVNYLLMVSAQNKGIKNTQFHAVISASGRNYNKQELTKIAVMWLKEMKYGDQPYLIVFHKDTENNHVHVVSSRVGKDGKQIDRDYEQVRAVRNINQVLGYDFAMQYRFSTKAQFYLILENQGFLGRDYLNEEKLQKKINAYKPDRARIAELRDLFIAYKASPDFVALMHKHYGLDLVFHSSEGKAPYGYTVIDHSTKQVFKGSEILKLQYLLDPHMEIQAALRPPVMELHDYLSDNAITYYSGYAPEPIYIRPIMIADDVDDQQVLGMKRRRQKKARTNTR
- a CDS encoding plasmid mobilization protein encodes the protein MEPIKKLNGRPKLKEGKRTKFINVRFTEDEYREVTELEKELSVSKTDLIRMRILSDAKKTVINSRELIRYIDDAGAEMGRIGNNINQLAKHANTLKLKGALNPAVIKQFNLLFEEYISVQQQFEVSLRKIIRAMGA
- a CDS encoding CHC2 zinc finger domain-containing protein, encoding MSKLLTARELKEQASLVDLLSRLGYQPVPKRGREKMYISMLRDNDSNPSFSVNDDLGVWFDHGAGKGGNIIDFGLAYWKHLGFNEVVKKIQDVCSIEAAEPRTLRPRKPVKVNHVVEKVRPLGAHPAITDYLKSRGVFEVAKFYLSEVYYFVEDENDVRKHYFAAGWLNENNSWEVRNRYFKGCMGHKGITFIPGHPKKAALFEGFLDFLSWRFDNPEADHSIIVLNTLTLLQQGIAKAKAFSCLDIYFDRDKAGKLASRDFLKALPYATDRSSAYEGFNDYNDKIKAQVKTGASEQGIKTNFFGNIKVPFVR
- a CDS encoding helix-turn-helix domain-containing protein, whose amino-acid sequence is MKFQVYLPCDQLLPYVKHLIVSENEDPNTYQILPDTALVIGFQYRGKLAYLTDAKTHPLATAGITGLRDTYRVFQNTAGIGSVLVVFRETGAARFFHQPLHELFGKSLPLEHFFDASELAELEEKLVTATGDHDRIKLVEQFLTGQLNERSADLLVNRALEYIHQSKGTIRMSELASLLHTSASPLEKRFRQAIGASPKKFATIVRARNVLAAMERGNQDYAEYLSAFYDQAHFIKDFKKFAAVTPEQYLKRLK
- a CDS encoding DUF1398 domain-containing protein, encoding MFTLQQIRAAHAKVKSGIDFPAYVHEIKQLGLVHYDFLVKNGQTEYHGANGLQVNGEARYPEKIISIQSSSIAVRQIIAEHQQGKSDFLTFCQLVAGAGVNKWVVDTQAMICTYYDLAGNSLVAEPIPESGY
- a CDS encoding helix-turn-helix domain-containing protein, which encodes MLHIRSVKNVRNQPLINALGQRVRILRTQKKLSMERLAELSEIDYRQVSYVELGQTDASISTLSALCKGLEITLAELMDAEGLK